The Larimichthys crocea isolate SSNF chromosome I, L_crocea_2.0, whole genome shotgun sequence genomic interval cctgtacagattgtaaagtcctctgaggcaaatgtactttgtgactttgggctttacaaataaaatttgatttgatttgatttgatttgatatggcTCTGGGTGGTGGTCTTGCACCATCTTCACCAGCTCCTTAAATCCTATACCTCCTGGGATACACGGCATGGCCATGTTGTGTATCAGTTTATTAATTTTAGCCTTGCACAGACTGAGAAGCATGGAGTGTTTCTTGTCCTCTTCTGTAAtgtcatttgtgaggaaaaagTGCGTCAGTCCATTTCCACATATTTACTAAGTGAACCAACAGTAGCAATGCTAAGACTATACAGAAATGACTTCTTCGACCAAACTCAGTTTTCATCCTGGTTGCATGTACTGTCAgcatagagatagagagagagaggggagggagggggattcccccggcagtctagtcctatagcagcataactaagggatgacctgagccagccctaactataagctctatcaaaaaggaaagtcttaagtctattcttaaaagtgttgaccgtgtctgcttccgaacccagaatggtagtttgttccacagaagaggagcctgatagctgaaagctctggctcccaatctacttttggagactatgggaaccacaaggaacccagcatcctgagagcgcagtgttctagaggggtaaggtacatatatataaattatgaaTCACCTATCCAACAATTTTGACCTAAACAGTCATCATTTCTATGAAGTGTGATGCACAGTaccagtacagtacagtacagtacaatatcaAGGGACTTTTACCCTGTCTGTTGTCTTTACCAAATGTTCATACAGAACTTGGGAAGAGGACATTTGGATACTCTACTACTGGATGCACCCTCAGACTGGAATGTATTACAGaatattatagatattatatagatatagatctgatttctttgaatgcttttaCATCCATTCAGAAAGACAGAATCATGTGTCGTGTTGATTTTGTTGAATTTATAGCTTCTACTGAGATCTTATcattttttagattattatgtgttgtaatactatctctttgttttgtatctgttttaacTGACCTGTTCTTAGTCTGTGCTGATGCCTGCCTTGACCAGGAGTCCATTCAAAAAGagtttttaatctcaatggggtctttcctggttaaataaaggttagaTCAATAATTCTGATTAATCATCttataatttcttttttgtatCTTACAATTTTTTCTTATTCATTGTTTGACCTACCAAGAATAAATCATTAATAGGCAGCAAATGTATGCAATGGTAAAAGTTGAAATTTTATAGAGATATCTAAATTGTTTCTTCTTAGGTCAAAATTGTGAGATAGATAAGTCGAAGTGATACTTAGTCAAAGTGACTCAGTGACTAAATATTCCACCTCAGCTGTTTGAGCATGAAACCCCTCTTCTCTGGGGATATCCTTGACTGCACCAATCTGCAAAGTGATTTTTGGTTATGATTACACTCAGATCAGTCAGACATGGAGGAAGTTTAAGTCTGTCCAAGGAGTGCCAGCATCAGCTCGGAAATAATGACAGCACTTGACTTGAGTTGCTGCATAAATCAGTGAAAGAGATTGAGCAAATGACAGAACAAATCTGCCAAGACACAGGCTGCACAAGGAGAGGTTTGAAGGGTTTGTTGGCATGGTACCAGACTCCCTCTGTGTATAAGAGGACATATCAGAATGCATGGAGTTACTGACAATGTAATTACTGCTGGGAAATGTCCTCATTTATAATAATGTTCCTCTAAGTGGGCTGCAAATGTGATCAAACATGTAGTACTATGACTGCAAAGGATAGTGGACTCCAGATAACCACACATCATAAAATCACCTAGCTTTATAAGAATGCAATACTAAACCACTTGTGTGGCCTGGTTGAtatgtcaaattaaaagcttCTCCATAGATAAGCTTCTTTACTGCTATCATGTATCATCATGTATGTTTCATGTATCACTCAACTCATGAAGAAGTCATCCTAAGTAGAACTGTGCTCTTTAAAAATTTTAATTGATAAATTCCTAAAATCTTTGGGGTATTGATTGCAACTGTATATGGAACTTTTTACCAGTGATGAACAGAATGTGAAACATCTTGGTGTGACTTGGAGTAGCAGTGTTTGCAaggacacacagcagcagatccCAGGTGCACACCGTTAACTGTTGTGGACACTGGCCTTATATGaatccccctctcctcctcctcctcctgactcAGGCTGGCTTTGGAGATGTGTCTCTGTCATGGACTCCCCAGTTTACATATTGTAATCTGTGATCTCATCTGGGTCCTCCTAGGGCTTGCGCGgacagcactttttttttagctcttatGTCCACAGTCGTGTTCACTGTTGAATTAGGGGTGTTATGGACATGTATGTGGGCACTTATGCTGCCATCTGGTGTCAGAAGAGTCTAACATACTACGGTAAAAATTAAATATGGCAGCGAACACAAGGGAAGATTCAAGTGGCAGCTCTATACACAAACGTCGACCAGGTAAGAAGTCCTGTCTTATTTTATGGCTTAttcttatttaaatatttatagaaGCGTTGGATGTTTGTAATGAAGAgcaaatttggaaaaaaaaagtgtaaaaataagaaCTTAGCATGTCGCTAAACATGACGTACACGTACATGTACTCATGGACTGACTCTCCTCTAAACAGCTAATACGCTAGTAAATATTGTTAGATCCCGAGTTAACCCCTTTACAGGTGGTACCGGTCCAGCTCTCCGTCTCacgggtccgatcctcaagcccgtgggtcttaccctatcgggacggtttagaggactgtttaagctggtggcgaggagattcgcctagcttctaactgccttcatccgcacgtctaccctgcttactctagtatagcacctgaccgaatagcccctgtgggccaaatactacactagccgcgtgcgttcacggcagctctcctctcatagatctgtgcacttggtatgGTGCTAGGATATTTTTTAATGGCTCGGACAGTGAGCCCCAAGGGTCTGTTAATTTCAGtgggctagagtaacctgtTAGAACCTTATTTGATGTTAAACACACTATACCTCATGATTACACCCTATAGGAGATGTTATAAATGtgaggtccacaacttaatctttaactgcagtgaatatatttattgcaaagtttagcaagggcgagcatacagtttaattcattcagatttgattAATCCTATCCTCTAAAATCACTATCCTTATATTAATCAATTTGCTAACCTGATACGAAGGCTGCTGCTGAGTTACTGAGGTTggtccaatttggagagagggagggaaagggtgaAGCGGTGATCAGTCGATCCAATCCTTTCACGACTGCCGAACTGCTGGATTTCATCGAGAgtccctggctttgtccaaagcccaGAAAGTCCCCGACATCCACAGTCTCTCCTCGGCAGGATGAACACGAAAAGAATTCTGGTTGGTCCAGTCGAGACCCACAGCTGGTTTGGGGGTGGTTATCCTCCTTGGCTCGGCTCCCTCTTGCCAGCTGTGACTCACCGGATTCTTCTCTTGCGATGTTGGGCCGTTCATCTTCCCTCTCTGTGGTTTGGTGTCTAAGTCCGTAGATTCAATGCTCCCGTTTTGgtctgtcgtccagcatgtcTCGAACTTGGGTGCCGGCTGACGAGGATAACCCCGATCTCCGTTGTGCAGTGGCTCTTATACTCCCCGTTTGTTGGATTTTCCCCCTACCAGGCTACAATGAGTCACTTGCTGGAGTCCAACCATATTAGGTGGTGATTGTCATAGTtcatcctctctgtttgtccctccagatgtttcctgtttgcttcacttatCCCCTTCTCACCCTTTCTCCAGACTGGTTGCTCAAGTTTCGCTTCCTCAACCCCTCAGCatgatttagttattattttttaccttaGCTACTAACTTATTaatgatttcacaatctccagtagtcagaatcttcagttataatcacaatcttttcttatggttacactcatttcaacagttcatttttgcatttgtttaaacacagaatcatcattaatcacattttagcttagctcatttttatctttatgcattactcactcatatatattttttaaatgtccaaagGCTTAACATTACTGGCATAAATGAAAAGTCTCTTCGTTCCCCATTTTCAGGCCGTCTGCTGGGGGGTTTCACTTCCCCATTTGCTAGGCAAGACAGTGAGACACACTGTCATCCGTCTCACAGGTTGTTATTTTAACTTTTCCGTTGTGTCagcggatcagggatctcaactcacttgacaacatgcacacatgtaaaatgagaaaaaaaatctctggtGCAGCTAAAAAGCTGTAAATTGtctaaatgtaataaataaccATTCAATCactaaatacatacatacatatgtcgATTAGTTGGGTTGAAAATGTTAGTCAAATGTGATATGCTAGTAAACTAAACGAGCTTAcagctaactctggtgcagcTAAGAGCTGTACATTGTACCATTgaaataatttacaaaaaaaggcTGGCTGATGGTTGAAGTATTATGTCTGAACTCCAAACTCTTTTGCCATAACCAAAGccaccaaacaggaagtgggcCAATATCTCTGTGATGCCTTGATATATCGACACGTAATTTGGTGTATGGACTCATGATGCCTTCCTGAGCAGGCATAGGCTTGCCTGCTATGCTGTTATGCTGCTAGGCCCCCCATTGTATTACTCGACACTAACTAATGACTTTTGGTGTATTAGGATTTGGTGTCTTCACATGCACTCCAATCGAAAAGGGGTCGTTCGTGCTTAAATACCGCAGGGAGTTGATCCCTAAAGAAGAACGGGACAAGATGCAAAAAGAGTACTCGGACAAGAAAAATGCCTTCCTCTTTGACTTTGTATGGGGCAATGCCACATGGTGGTAAGTAAAGGCCCATTTGAGATGGGTTGTACTTgacaatattatatatacatatattaataCTCAATGCTGAAAAAAACTTGCGTGTGTTTCCTTGTTCAAATTTAGCATTGATGCCTCACGAGATGATGACTCACTGAGCCGGCTAGTAAATGATGATGACATTTCTCCAAACTGCAAAGTGAAAAAACTGACGATCCAGGGCACACCTCATCTTTGCTTGTTTGCCATTAAAAACATCCCAGCAGAGACTGAGATTACATACAACTATGGGGACTCTCAGTGGCCATGGCGAGCTCTGGTAAGTTGATCTTCTTCATAAATTCTAGAGTCTAAGTATTGAGAGATAAAAAGATATCAAAATTGGTAGCAGTTTCTACTTTCAAGATCCATTTAAAGTGGTTTCATGGAGGGCACATCTGCCTCAACCACCCTGGAGGGCATATCTCAAGCTTCAATGTCCAAACGTCAACAAAAGCAAGGTTGGTTGTATTCATgttaactgaaatatttaaaaaatctatttcctAGTCTGCATTTTTCACTTTAGTAGAGCCATTGTTCCATTGTtaagagattttcttttttcccccacttaTGACAGTTGCAAAGGCGAGAAGCAAATGGACAAATGATGAAGTGGGGGCTGTTGAAAGACACGTCTCATTTCATAAAACATTGCAATGTGCCAGGTAAAAGGGACTGCAAGTCCTGCCTGAAAGCAGAGGCAGTGGCTCTTAAAGAGCGTGATTGGGCTGCTATCAAGTACTACATCCACAATAGAATAATTGCGCTAAAAAGGAAGATGAGTAAATAGaggtttaattcattcattgaaGGTTTAAGTTGTTCAACATTGAAGTTCTGCTGTTAAATGCTGAGATGCTTCTGCTTTGATTTTCAGTGCATCATGATTGTTAAGGAAGTTTTCAGCATTGTGTTATTCTAAGGATGCTTAGtatatgttttgtttagtttgtttttgtttgatttattggtGTACATTTATAGAATGTGCCCTAGGTTCAATTCATTCGCATGTCATCTGAAAAGCTTCTTAAGTTTTAAGAGACCAGTGTGGGAATCCCTGGTGTTTAACCCAGGTGGGGACCACACCTTGGGTGGTCGTCCTGAGAGTTGTACCCACCGGGGTTAAATACCTGGGATTCCCACACTGGTCTCTTAAAACTTGAGAAGCCTTTCGGATGACAGGCGAAACGTCTTCAATAAGCAAAAGAAGTCCAGATGCCTTCAACTGAGAAAGCTCAGTATTCGGTATGTTCAGTattttatacctttttataaATGCTGTGCTAAGTTGTTCTGCTGTTAAATGCTCAGATGTTCCTGCTTTGATTTGCAGTGCATCATTATTGTTAAGGAAGTTTTTTGAAGTTGATTGTTATAGTTTGTTAAGTTTTCAGTATTGCATTCTCAGGATGCTCAGTATATGTTTTGTACTGTTTTGTCCATTATTGGTGTAAATGTACACAATTTGccaatttaaaaagtaaaaaaaaaaaaaaaaagaaagtatcccatgtctttgttttcatgaacaTTTACTGCAACTTTCAAAAATGCAACACAATTATAAGAACTGAACAGTAGACTGACCACATTTTTTAGCTATGTCACTTTTTAAGACTCTATACAGCCTAGTTTTATCCAGTTCTATTTATGTGAACACCTGACATTTTTGTCAGAGTTTATCTACTCTTATTATGTGGATAGTTCACATATATCTAACAGAAACCAAGTTAAAAATATACAGACTCAATCTTTAACTGGTCTTTATGAGTcacattcaattaaaaaattGTGTGTATCTATGGGTTTCATAATTCACCTAAACTTGAAATATCAGTGTGTTATGTTACGGCACTCATAAGTCACCTAAACTTGACAATGTACTCATAAGTAGCATTAAAGTCAGGTTTGACAAAAATGTAGCCTTAGCCAAAAACACATTCCTGGAACCAAATGGA includes:
- the LOC113746440 gene encoding histone-lysine N-methyltransferase set-1-like, with translation MQKEYSDKKNAFLFDFVWGNATWCIDASRDDDSLSRLVNDDDISPNCKVKKLTIQGTPHLCLFAIKNIPAETEITYNYGDSQWPWRALIHLKWFHGGHICLNHPGGHISSFNVQTSTKASCKGEKQMDK